The genomic segment tatcgcgatcgtggataggcaggttcgaaagttgaggtcaaaaGAGATTGCTTACGAAGGTGTAATGGAAGCATCGTCccgttgaggaggctacttaggAGACCGAGTCTCACATGCGTAgtcgatatccccagttgttcactgattcaggtatttctcGCTACTTTTCTCTTCTTCGCTCGAGGATAAGCAAcgatttaattggtatctgatgtaacgatccatttggttgttatagtctttTTAGCCTTTTTACCTTGTTTTGGAGCTTGGCTAGCTCATTTTGACCTAAGGGGAcacgttgacacgcttcccaaGCTCTCTAGACTTGATTCGAGCgactttttatgaaaaataggctttaagcgaaaaagagtcgacttaaagttgatttttggataaacggaccttttgTGGAACTCCGTCGATTCTGAGAgatccggatggtcgtttataacttgtgtgtatatctggttcggttcccaattcactcagatgcattttgagacttgatTTAGGAAATTAaaaatgaggtatcgggggttaactcggtcaacgagacctccgttgaaaatactgaggccacgagtgcattcgtagcgtatttttatgtgggtctatgtatatgatttgtgagcagatggcctcgggagtggaTCAAAATTTCGATTGAGACTTAGAATATTTAGTTGGGTTTCGGGTACCAGGTGTCCGCATTGGCGGCACTAGTGCCGTCCCAATGGCACCGCTGTTGTAGCGTGgtgaccgctggggcggccaaCTATTATTTGGCCCAGACCGTCCCAACGGTCTGTGGGGGCGGTGTCGCTGTTGTGGCCCCGTTACCGCCATGGTGGTAacgttatttcattaagtgtgtattaaataagcccttagtctatcatttgtTCCCATTtcgaaaattgagctcttggcGACTGTTTTAGACGATTGTTTGAGAaaactcttggtggtaagtcttgcTAAACCCTTTACTAATTTcttgttcctaatcatcatagattcctctTTCCCTTAGtaattccttagtaatggaagataaaagtggagataatgaatgttctatctaggcttattaatggtgaaattgagtggaattatgctagattatgatgtttCTAGGGTTGTTAATCAattatcttccattattagagttgaattcttgaatcaaagagttagggtttatacccaaaattgtgGGGTTTACTTGAAATTCGAAATTAGGTGCATCcatgagttaaattagcaattagttgttgggttatgatcacctagtgcttaatttgatattttactcccgaatttctcgttttgaccttgtgggccccgttttcccaaattctagggttggatttgacctaaattgaatgatagcaatattagtatcgttcttcatgatttctaatctagatttcaaaaATGCCTAGGCTTCTTTAatattgaggctcagcggaaaggcaaaGTAAAAGAGTGAGTTGTCGGTGTTtattgttcggccatccaggtaggttatggcttacccttagtgagacttcgtataaCGAAGCATacatttagattatattattggagaaagcatgtaaaccttcaggtatgaatttgggttggatattgtcctAGGTTGGaccctgttgcgtgattggggctagccaccccgttgtgttgtgacttggtTCTTTTATTATgttggcttgttgccacgtgctattagtagatattggaatccgttgttccatcttgattgtgatatagTGTTATCTTACTGGTTGATGTTGATATGAGGATAGAGTTTTATATGACTtctgtagtctttcatgatattgttggtgtatccaccgttggtacttgtgacactgatatattATTAGCGTagccattgttggtacttgtcatattgagcatgattattgatgttgctactTGCGTTGCAtgcactctcattcttcatgatatactaatgagacattgttggtacttgatgaaacactgcgATAAGCTGGACTCGATTTTaaaatgagagtgacgtgagagtttGAAATTCGATGTTAGTTCCGAAATCGTGAATttagtgagtgcatggactctgcgggtccctCATAGTGGTGTCAGTGAGAACCCCCCGTAGGCAGAGATCTGGGGTCTCGtttgtctgttgggcaaagatccagcACGAGTGTCACATaaacttcgcgagtcaccttgggttgtgctaccgagatgttgatatttccatccggagtacatgtgtacataacatttgcatggcattgcatttcattcatacattattgtattgcattgcatcatgacttgtattgagatgatttggtgttgtacttgtgatgttggattcggatttGATATATTGAGGCTTGGCACATTTgagattagatgctctacttaggcaatgacATGTACTTGGCTTTGATTATGCGTGAATTattcttgttggtttatctgcctatcctgctttattgtctgaattatgttagctatgcttagtcggccgatgatacctaccagtactgttgttttgtacttacttgcacttgctgcattcctttatcAATGCAAAGTATCAAGTTGGGTCTGCTTCCATCTCTCGTGGCTGATTGTCGTCTTCAGCATTGTTGCtagtttctagggtgagcacgagacgttcaCTGCCTTAAAGACTCTTCCCATTTTATGTCTTACTATtcctattctgagacatagacagatttgtgtattattattccagacttatatttatttcttttagatgctcttgtatgacttagatcaAACACTGGGGGTGTTTCCTTATTTCCGCACATTTCTTCCATATATTATtatgagacttacgtatttattattttcgcttgcttgatttattattcatgtctttcgTTAATGTTGGGTGGAGGATTCGCTTATctaggtgggaaaggtaagtgcctgcACGACTTATGCCAAACTGGGTCATGACATTTGTCATGTTGGTTGTGTGCTTTCGTGCTTCCTTCCAAAGAAGGTGACTTCATTGGTCCAGGGACCTTTAAGATTGCGACTATAATGGCAGCCAAATGAAAGATTAGCCGTGCAGTGCCGGTTTTAGCAAGTATTATAGCAATCTTAATAATATTTCATGTTTGTCGCAATCTTATCAAAGTCCATTTTCCAATCCATTATGTTTATGGTTGGCTTTCTCATTATTTCAAGACTCATTTTGCGCTTGTAAATAGACCGTCTAATCCACTGATGGTGGCATATCCGGGAGAGGGTACCGCATGGTACTTCGACAAAAAGGATGCAAGGAAGCGTATGCATCAAGGAGATAATGTAGCTTAGACTTTAACTATGTTAAATAATTCTGAGCCTTATGGCAACATTGATAATAATAATGCACAAGAGCTGGAGCTAAATTATTTTATGAGCATCCGCTTTGTATCTCTCTTTAAGGGACGGAAACTCCGTCATTATTGAGCCATATAGTCCACACCGGTTCAGTCGTCAATTTAGGTTTTATCAAAAAATCCCAGGTGCTTTGGCCAATGATTATTGCAATGCCTCATTAGCTGAAGGACTACAATTTTGGCGGATTTGTGTGTTACCCAGGTCTACGTCCTGCGTGACTTTTCCTCCTATTACACCTAATGTGAAGAAACTCTTGGCCAATGATTACAGGACTTGGTGGTCGAAAGCACATGGAAATTTTCTTGATGACTACTTCCAATATTTGGTGGAAGCAGCTGGGCCAATCTCTAATGTGCTTTTAGAGGATACATATCACGGATGCACTATTGCAACCCCAAAGGCTAATAATTCTTCCCTTCCGGAGGTCATATTGACCGAGAAATACAAAGGCAAGAGCTCGCTCTCAGTTACTCATAAAAGCTCCAATGGAACGTTTGGATGATCAAGGCCACCAAGGTGGAAAAAGCTCATTTCCGCTGTGTAAGGTTGCTCAAGCTTCTAACAAGAGGTTGTCTCGAGGCGAGAGTGATAGCAGTTATGAAGATCGTTGTTGGAGGAAAGTGAGGTCACGTTCAGAAAAATTGGAAGATACCAATTTAGTAGTGGTTGAGATTCCTGACAACGTTGGTAGTCCTTCGAGGACCGTGATAGCTCTTATTAGAGAGGTATGATTTAAGGCCTTCAGTTTGCCACACATTCCATAATGACTTTTTACTAATTATTTGTCCCTTTTTTTACAGCCCAATAGTGTTGGAGCATTACAACGGGGAAAGTCAACGGAGAGTGGTGAGTCTATTTCTAGGCCTAACCTAATAAAATCCTCTTCTACAGCTAAGGCAGAACTGGGGAAAACTTCTATTTTTAGTGataaagtgaaagaaaagtTGAGTTCCAACTTGCATAAACGTACAACAACTGCAGTGTCCATATTTGACTGAAAGAAGGTTGTCCTAAACTACAGAATGATGTTTATTTCTAATCCTTGGGCAGTGATTCGAGATAAGCTTTCCGGAAGTGATGTAGACAGCGCTTCCTCTCTTGAAGAAGAAATCCAAGTGATTCTCAAGGATATGGATGGAAAGGATGTGGATGTTTCCCCTTTGATGAATTTATTGAAGTCATTTTTTGAGCTTGCAGCTTCGTATGACCAGGCATGGTCAAACTTATATGATAAGGACGTAGAAGCTACCAAAAAAGAACTATTTATAGCAGCTGGAGAGCATCTTTCAAATGCCATGTTTGAAGAACACGAGAAGGTCGAAAGAGCTTCGTCTATCCGTCAATATCTAGATGAGGTACGAGAAAAGTTAGAAAAGATACGCGCAAAGGAAAAGAAGTTAGAAGTCCTCCTAGAAGCCATCGAGAAGGAAGTAGAAGAAGCTAAATTGAGGGCCTTAACTGCTGGAAAGGAGTTCAACGTGTGCCATGATGTAGACTTGTCGAATGCCAACGACTCAATTGACTTAGAGCAGAAGAAGAAGCGCCTGGAAGCTATGCGCCAAGACTTAATCAAGTACAAATTATGTTTAGATTGGTCTATAGAATGTATTTCAAttgctctctttctctttttcttgcaTTTGATTGATTAGTGGATGTTATTATCAGAAATAAAAACTTCGTCTATTTTGTTTTAGACTGCGCATTCTCCTTGATATGttttgtggttttttttttacttcatcAAGAATGATATATCCATCGTGACACACTAATACCATCAAATTTCTCTTAAAGAACATTTCTCATATCTCAAAGTTCTCAAGGGTGACAAGATTTGAATTTAGAGGCCACACACTTATTTTCTCTTACCATAACGTTGTTCATCAACTTTGTGTCTTTGTGCCAAAAAATTCATATCTtgatgtaggaatgatgaaatCACGGGCCGTAAAATTCCTCGGAAACTAGACTTAGAAATCTAAGacatttcaaaaattcaaagttGGATACCTTTATAATCTCCCCAGATATATCCTAGAATTCTGCCTTAGATATCGGCACGCTGGTAGGTGTAGATTCGCACGGCCTCACCAAAAAATTCATATCTTGATGTAGGAATGACGAAATCACGAGCCATAAAATTCTCCGGAACCTAGACTCCTAAATCTAAGACATATCCAAAATTCAAAGTTGGATACCTTCTGAATCATTCCAGATAAATCCTAGAAGTCTTCCTTAGATCAGCACGTTGGCAGGTTCAGATTCGCGCAGCCtcaccaaaaaaaattcatatcttgatgtaggaatcacGAAATTACGAGCTATAAAATTCCCTGAAAACTAAACTTCTAAAGTTAAGACATATCCAAAATTCAAAGTTGGATActattgacacctaattttcactgcataagacgcgtattttaattatcaaaattcccaagtcaaagacggagcaaggatgcatcttcaaaattgaaaatttaaaaatctcgagaaaattgcaaaaattgacgtttaactattattttcatcaagattaacaattacaagaaattacaagttatttactgTCACAAgcgtgatttgaaaagaagatacatatccCGCTCCGCCCGACtcgaaaaaattgttaattaaagaTGACGTGTGAATTATCGCTCATTTCTACCGCAtttgtttccattttttttaattttctcaaaagtatatcaatattggactCATTTcgaagctcgtattttaaaacgacgCATTACAATTTTTATCTtgccaaaatattattttacgaggGGCATTTTGTGTTAGTTAATTTTAACTATATACTATTTATAAAAAATGTGTATTATATTTTtagagaggggggggggtgttggggAAGTAAATAATATACTTACCCCCCACTTATTTTCCTTGGAACCCGTCACTTTGTTTACCCTAAGTATATTTCACCTCTTTCTCTTTTGAAGAGAAACTGATGGCGGCTAGGTTTAGACGAGGCGGTGCCACCACTATTCCACCGTGATTTCACCATTTTTGATCCTATATGGGTATTTCCCCACCATTTCTCGTGGTGTGGGATGCCATGGGTGAGCCTAAAAGGCTCTAGCCATCTTGTGCCACCACACCACAATAGAAAATGGTGTGTGGTGATCTACTCAGGGATCAACACCCACCTATTACTGTTATATCGATGTGTAAGGTTTGGATTATTTTTCAACGGTCCTTTTGGATCGTTTCTGGTACGATTTTTGTCTTTGTGTGTGACTAGGTGCATTCGTGATTTCTTTTATGTACCGATTGGGAATCACCTTGTTCTTTGGTGTACTATTTCGTGAGATTATTTGTGCCATTAGTACGTTGAGGATAAAATCCCTTTTTGTTTTTACTcgatttgaattttgatttgtGGATGGGGGGAAATTTTTTGGAAAGACCTGGAATCTTCTATTTTTGTCCCTAGGGTAGATTCTTCCATGCTGTAAATAGATATTATATGTGACATTAAGGtggccttttcttttttttttttaaaaaaggggctGCTACTAGTACTCGACTATGAGGGTTTGAATCTTTTGATAATTTACCCAaaatatattacatatatacatacattacTAAAATTGATATATAGATACTACTTTAATACAGAGGAGATTACTCTGAAAAACAGTGCATTacacttggaaaaaaaaaaaaaggctcacAAAAGGCTTTTGGAGTGTTTGTTGTTGAAGGCTTGATTCAATCACCCTAtctgatctttaggttgccttTGCAAGAGGTAATATTCCTATCCTATTATTTAAATCAGCTTCAGTCTTTGTATGAATTTAAATGATTTTATTATTGTCTAAATATGTGTTTGAAGTTTTGTTTCACTAATTTAGATATATTTCTACTTATTTAGTTAATAATAAAGCGTTGATATTGTTTAAGACTGATACAATGTGATTGAGTttgcctttgaatcatgtttgagtttgtttttgttgtttccCCTTCTAGGATTTTGAACTAAAATGGGATCTAGAGGGTGGTGTTTTGAGCTCAATATCATCTATATCAAGTTATTTAAGGTTCCAATTTCTTTGTTATATGATACTGTTTCATTAGATTTGACTATTTAATCCTTTTCTTGTAATTTTTGTTCCTTATGCTGTGAATGTGGTCCTATCTAACAATAGTGGATCAACTTTGTCTACTAGTTTAGTTGTTTGATGTGGTTTTTGATCTTAGACATGGTCTCAGATTGTCTCTGCTATAAAAAGCTTAAATTTCTTCCTTTAGAAGCCTGTTAAAGTCTAAGTTTAGAAGTCCAAATTGATCCTGTTCTAGGATTTGTTGGTTTTGAATCACCTCTAATGGTTTAACTTCCTTTAAAAGGGTAGCTTAAGGCTTTGAAATTTCCTTGTTAGTGGAACCCTTGAAGTCTTGAAATTCACCTCTGAATCTGTGTGTATTGCTAATGTTTGTCTAGAATCTGCtatcaaaagaaagaaggagccTATTTAGCTTAACTATTGTGTATGGATCTCTTTTTGTGATTACAAGTCTCCTCTTTTCTTGTTGGCCAGTTACCTAGGAAGCTGTTATGTCTAGTTTTGAATTTTGAAGTGCTAAATAGGCAGACTTTACATATTCTTGTTGTTGAATAAATAGGAGTATAAAAAGGGTTAAACTAAACTCAGGAAGCAAAAGCAGAACTTAGTATTAGCTAAACTAAACTCAGGAAGCAAAAGCAGAACTTAGTATTAGCATAgtcttttgttctttctttctatgTGCTTGGCTTCTTAGAAACCTGATCTCTGATttaaaattctctttcaaaacaGTGTTAGAAGTTGACTAAGATTTAGACCTTGTTGGGCTTACTATCTTTTGCTTTTAAGAAGTTAAATAGAAGGCTTACATGTGATATAT from the Lycium ferocissimum isolate CSIRO_LF1 chromosome 11, AGI_CSIRO_Lferr_CH_V1, whole genome shotgun sequence genome contains:
- the LOC132035953 gene encoding uncharacterized protein LOC132035953, encoding MERLDDQGHQGGKSSFPLCKVAQASNKRLSRGESDSSYEDRCWRKVRSRSEKLEDTNLVVVEIPDNVGSPSRTVIALIREPNSVGALQRGKSTESGESISRPNLIKSSSTAKAELGKTSIFSDKVKEKLSSNLHKRTTTAVSIFD